A region from the uncultured Macellibacteroides sp. genome encodes:
- a CDS encoding SusC/RagA family TonB-linked outer membrane protein encodes MKKLTFLFLCLVLGIGLATAQTREITGSVISAEDDQPVIGASVVVKGTTTGTVTDFDGKFSLNVPTTAKTLVFSYIGMAPLEVAITPNMRVLLKSDTQNLDEVVVTALGISREKKALGYAVSEVKGDEMLKARGGVSNPINALQGKVAGLQIQGGSGSMGGSSKVIIRGVKSISGNNQPLFVIDGVPIEGTDFNSVDAARGAGGYDYGNLIQDLNPDDIDNISVLKGPNASALYGSRATNGVVMITTKKGKKGEGYGVTFNSSLGFEVVNKMPKMQKLYGGGYGFETVNINGKDYLYPDMATDESWGDKYEGQEFVSWYDLAKWEAGGKVGNPTTSKWQTPKNDIDSFFETGVVFTNNVSIAQATDRAAARISYTNSDLSGYMPNSTLKKNIFNVSASTTSPDKRLEVFTNVTYFNSAAKGRAETGYADNNIMQKFVQWGHRELDMKELKSLYRMPDGSQATWNRTSWSNSTPKYSNNPYWSRYMNYQNDSRNRIYGNVGFSFKFTDFLKFQYKTNLDFFVDKQYERNAVGSQEQSKYKEISRQQAELNHEFLLSFNKNITDFTFSANLGSNLMNRRYEYVYGETDGGLAFPEFYNLKNSVNAPVSYNKLTKKSINSVFASGTVGYKSMLYLDLSVRNDWSSTLPDGNNSYMYPSVTGSFIFSELLKEQMPWMNFGKVRVGFAQVGNDTDPYQIVDTYTHYSNITSTPGYVLANTLNNANLKPESTNSYEAGIEMSFLNNRLGFEATVYSSETKNQIIPLSVSGSTGYLYKVVNTGLMSNQGVELNIHGTPVQVGDFSWESSLVLASNKNKVKKLLDDVKYYKLAAAPFKVEIGAIEGAEYGIIMGTNYLYDDKGNKVIKANGTYAATSGNENIGSIYPDFTGGWTNTFRFKGFDLSVLLDFSKGGSYFSTSYMWGMYSGMLEETAAINENGKNIRDAVADGGGVLLNGVLADGTPNTKRISGETFGGQHYSGPAAQNVFKSDYVKLREINVGYSIPMKSNYFVKSLRVSAYGRNLAVWGPDVKHFDPEMAITSSGNVQGIEGAALPSVANFGMNVSLKF; translated from the coding sequence ATGAAAAAGTTGACTTTTCTATTTTTATGCCTTGTTCTAGGCATCGGATTGGCAACCGCTCAGACGCGGGAGATAACAGGTTCTGTTATTTCTGCCGAAGACGATCAGCCAGTCATTGGAGCGTCTGTAGTTGTAAAAGGAACTACTACAGGAACTGTAACTGACTTTGATGGAAAGTTCAGTTTAAATGTCCCAACCACAGCAAAAACGTTGGTATTTTCTTACATCGGTATGGCGCCTCTGGAAGTTGCGATAACACCCAATATGAGAGTGCTGTTGAAATCCGATACGCAAAATCTTGACGAAGTCGTAGTTACTGCTTTAGGTATCTCCCGCGAAAAGAAAGCTTTGGGATATGCGGTATCTGAAGTTAAAGGCGACGAAATGTTGAAAGCCCGTGGGGGTGTAAGTAACCCTATTAATGCATTACAAGGAAAAGTTGCAGGTTTGCAGATTCAGGGTGGTTCAGGTTCAATGGGTGGATCTTCAAAAGTAATTATCCGTGGTGTAAAATCCATCTCAGGAAATAACCAACCTTTGTTTGTTATTGATGGTGTACCCATCGAAGGTACAGATTTTAACTCAGTTGATGCTGCAAGAGGTGCCGGTGGTTACGACTATGGTAACCTTATTCAGGACCTTAACCCGGATGATATTGATAATATTTCTGTATTGAAAGGCCCGAACGCTTCAGCTCTTTACGGATCTCGCGCAACCAATGGTGTTGTAATGATAACAACAAAAAAAGGTAAAAAAGGAGAAGGATATGGAGTTACATTCAATTCATCACTTGGTTTCGAAGTTGTAAACAAGATGCCTAAAATGCAAAAACTGTATGGTGGCGGTTATGGATTCGAAACAGTTAATATCAATGGTAAAGATTATTTATATCCAGATATGGCTACAGACGAAAGCTGGGGAGATAAATATGAAGGACAGGAATTTGTATCATGGTACGATTTGGCAAAGTGGGAAGCCGGAGGTAAAGTTGGAAACCCAACTACTTCGAAATGGCAAACACCCAAAAATGATATAGATTCATTTTTTGAAACAGGTGTTGTTTTCACGAACAATGTCTCGATTGCTCAGGCTACAGACAGAGCTGCAGCGCGTATTTCTTATACAAACTCTGATTTGAGTGGCTATATGCCAAACAGTACTTTGAAGAAAAATATTTTCAATGTATCAGCATCAACAACAAGTCCGGACAAGCGTCTTGAAGTATTTACAAATGTAACCTATTTCAATTCTGCGGCTAAAGGGCGTGCCGAAACAGGTTATGCCGACAATAACATAATGCAGAAGTTCGTTCAATGGGGTCACCGCGAATTGGATATGAAAGAACTTAAAAGTTTGTATCGCATGCCCGACGGATCTCAGGCTACATGGAACCGTACTTCCTGGAGTAATTCTACACCAAAATATAGCAACAACCCATACTGGAGCCGTTATATGAACTACCAGAACGATTCACGTAATCGTATTTACGGTAATGTGGGTTTTAGCTTTAAGTTTACAGACTTCTTGAAGTTCCAATACAAAACGAATCTCGATTTCTTCGTAGACAAACAATACGAACGGAATGCTGTTGGTTCACAGGAACAATCAAAATATAAGGAAATATCACGTCAGCAGGCAGAGTTAAATCATGAATTCTTGTTGTCATTTAATAAGAATATCACCGATTTCACATTTAGTGCAAACTTAGGATCTAACCTTATGAATCGCCGCTACGAATATGTATACGGTGAAACAGATGGAGGTCTTGCTTTCCCTGAATTCTACAATCTTAAGAATTCAGTTAACGCACCGGTATCTTACAATAAACTGACTAAGAAATCAATCAATTCAGTATTTGCAAGCGGTACTGTTGGTTATAAGAGTATGTTGTATTTGGATTTATCAGTACGTAACGATTGGTCATCCACTTTGCCTGACGGAAACAACTCTTATATGTATCCATCAGTTACAGGAAGTTTTATCTTCTCTGAGCTATTGAAAGAACAAATGCCATGGATGAATTTTGGTAAAGTACGCGTAGGTTTTGCTCAGGTAGGTAACGATACCGATCCATATCAGATTGTTGATACGTATACCCACTATTCAAACATTACATCAACACCAGGTTATGTTTTGGCAAACACGTTGAATAATGCTAACTTGAAACCTGAATCAACAAACTCGTACGAAGCAGGTATTGAAATGTCATTCCTGAATAACCGTTTAGGTTTTGAAGCGACAGTATATTCAAGTGAAACAAAGAATCAGATTATTCCATTATCAGTAAGCGGATCAACAGGATATCTTTACAAAGTGGTTAATACCGGATTGATGTCTAACCAAGGTGTCGAATTAAATATCCACGGAACCCCTGTACAGGTGGGCGATTTTTCATGGGAATCAAGTCTTGTATTGGCTTCTAACAAGAATAAGGTTAAGAAATTACTTGATGATGTAAAATATTATAAACTAGCAGCAGCTCCTTTCAAAGTTGAAATCGGAGCGATAGAAGGTGCAGAATATGGTATAATTATGGGAACCAATTACCTTTACGATGATAAGGGTAACAAAGTAATAAAGGCGAATGGTACCTATGCAGCAACAAGCGGTAATGAAAATATCGGGAGCATTTACCCGGATTTTACTGGTGGATGGACAAATACATTCCGTTTCAAAGGCTTTGATTTAAGCGTTCTGCTTGATTTCTCAAAAGGAGGTAGTTATTTCTCAACTTCATACATGTGGGGTATGTACTCTGGTATGTTGGAAGAAACAGCTGCTATCAACGAAAATGGAAAGAATATCAGAGATGCAGTTGCTGATGGTGGCGGAGTTTTGCTTAATGGTGTTCTTGCTGATGGTACCCCTAATACAAAACGTATTTCGGGAGAAACTTTTGGTGGACAACATTATTCAGGACCAGCAGCTCAAAATGTATTTAAATCTGATTATGTAAAATTGCGTGAAATCAACGTTGGTTACTCTATTCCGATGAAGAGTAACTATTTTGTGAAATCTTTACGTGTATCTGCTTACGGACGTAACCTTGCAGTTTGGGGACCTGATGTTAAACATTTTGATCCTGAAATGGCAATTACAAGTTCTGGTAATGTTCAAGGTATTGAAGGTGCCGCTCTTCCTTCTGTTGCTAACTTTGGTATGAATGTTAGTTTAAAATTTTAA
- a CDS encoding SusD/RagB family nutrient-binding outer membrane lipoprotein: MKSLIYKFLFVTGLFGAVACEDLQTVNVDPNNPSDIQSNILMAGVEKQIMDNVYDVWFSGRQCLVYSQYWAQINYTEEDRYQIRESTNNNYFNYFYQSAANLETIIEMNKNEETASKMAAYGDNNNQIAAAKILKVWLYQLMTDTWGAIPYAEASKLTTGVYYPKYDEQSEIYAGLLTELDEAVSLIDESKPAFTSGDRIFDGDVSKWKKLANSLKCRLAIHLSKVDTNWKTYIAEALASGVFESNADNAVYKYSVTAPEQCGFYIGWFDDNRNDFSIARPFVDLLKGQKDTLNAKTHPWEGVVDPRLPIYTTSVNGKYVGMPFGIASNEIMPYMVTGAPDWNSRTNHPVTLNADFAVPLMTYAELQFILSEYKGFSAAEYKEGIKASLEYWSDINGSSIGTAEADAYIDAVSVNVTPEAVALQKYIDLYMNGTEAWVEYRRTGYPTQIIKPGEISCVDAGASLIFEPLSETKGEIISRVKYPTNESTLNGTNFNAAVAKLQDGTNNYYSKMFWDVRTASVPHPANK, translated from the coding sequence ATGAAAAGTTTAATATATAAATTTTTATTTGTCACAGGGCTTTTTGGAGCCGTTGCGTGTGAAGATTTGCAAACTGTAAACGTAGATCCAAACAACCCCAGCGATATTCAATCCAATATACTTATGGCAGGGGTTGAGAAGCAGATAATGGACAATGTTTATGATGTCTGGTTTAGTGGTCGTCAATGCTTGGTATACAGCCAGTATTGGGCTCAAATTAACTATACGGAAGAAGACCGTTATCAGATACGAGAAAGCACCAATAATAACTATTTTAACTATTTCTATCAGAGTGCGGCAAATCTTGAGACAATTATCGAGATGAACAAAAATGAGGAAACAGCTTCAAAAATGGCTGCTTATGGTGATAATAATAATCAGATTGCTGCAGCTAAGATACTAAAGGTTTGGTTATATCAACTAATGACTGATACCTGGGGAGCTATCCCTTATGCAGAAGCTTCAAAGCTAACAACTGGTGTATACTATCCTAAATATGATGAACAGTCAGAGATTTACGCTGGTTTGTTGACCGAATTGGATGAGGCCGTAAGTTTGATTGATGAGAGTAAACCGGCTTTTACCAGTGGCGATCGTATTTTTGACGGAGATGTAAGCAAGTGGAAGAAACTCGCTAATTCATTAAAATGTCGTCTTGCTATTCACCTGTCGAAGGTTGATACTAACTGGAAGACTTACATTGCAGAGGCTTTGGCCAGCGGCGTTTTCGAAAGCAATGCTGATAACGCAGTATATAAATATTCTGTAACAGCTCCTGAGCAATGTGGTTTTTATATCGGGTGGTTTGACGATAACCGAAACGACTTTTCGATAGCCCGTCCGTTTGTAGATCTTTTGAAAGGACAAAAAGATACACTTAACGCAAAAACTCATCCTTGGGAAGGCGTTGTGGATCCACGTTTGCCAATCTATACAACTTCTGTTAATGGCAAATATGTGGGTATGCCTTTCGGTATCGCCAGTAACGAAATTATGCCTTATATGGTTACCGGAGCTCCGGATTGGAACAGCAGAACTAATCACCCTGTTACATTGAATGCCGATTTTGCTGTGCCATTGATGACTTATGCTGAGTTACAGTTTATTTTAAGTGAATACAAAGGTTTTTCTGCCGCAGAATACAAAGAAGGTATTAAAGCATCTTTAGAGTATTGGAGTGACATAAACGGATCTTCTATTGGTACAGCCGAAGCAGATGCCTATATTGATGCCGTTAGCGTAAATGTTACCCCCGAAGCTGTTGCTTTACAGAAATACATCGACTTGTATATGAATGGTACAGAAGCTTGGGTAGAATACCGTCGTACAGGTTATCCAACACAAATAATTAAACCTGGCGAAATTTCATGTGTGGACGCAGGAGCATCACTGATATTTGAACCGTTGTCAGAAACAAAAGGTGAGATCATTTCTCGTGTTAAATATCCCACAAACGAAAGTACATTGAATGGTACTAATTTCAATGCTGCTGTTGCTAAGTTGCAAGACGGTACAAACAACTATTATTCAAAAATGTTCTGGGATGTTCGTACTGCTTCAGTACCTCATCCAGCCAATAAGTAA
- a CDS encoding TonB-dependent receptor, translating to MKKLTFLFLCLVIGIGLATAQTREITGTVVSAEDDQPVIGASVVVKGTTTGTVTNFDGKFSLNVPTNARTLVISYIGMESQEAVVSPNMRIALKSSSLQLDEVMVVAYGTAKKSSFTGSAKAVTSEEITGGSKESLDKALAGKLSGVRVSSSTGDPGSPGEINIRGVGSISASKSPLYVVDGVAVKSDGDMSYYGKSSSILSSLNPEDIASMTVLKDAAAASLYGSRAANGVIIITTKSGKLGKTKVSYTGEVGWSSMAVDQFNPMSSTEILEYAKEALSNYYIYNKKATNREEGYAMVESEGDMEYFFNDPSGKTNTNWKDEVYRTALTQDHQVSINGGNEKTQFYTGFGFNKADGIVIGSDFERFSGRLNLDHQINDWLKFGVKQMITFTTQNGPRDQNDQAQGIGTSAPLSLVFSGDPTAPVKNEDGTYNENANWGAASNPHLMLGIQEWIVSKMMRSMSNANVDVKLSDKVTFKSIFGYDFMDTKHFEFWSPEGVNGASVGGLGSRYNYESRSLTSSSTLRYANTFDDVHNFDILGGFEVEDRNLLSVITTAKKYSTDKLPELGNGQPDNASSNVYASGILSYLASANYNYDNKYYLSASARRDGSSRLGADNRWANFWSVSGAWRLSGESFLEDNELFSDLKLRASYGTNGNLPGDYYANLALYSFSDGYGPNSAIYWSQPGNKNLGWEKSKNMNVGLDWNIYNRVNLTVEYYNKVTTDLLFEVPSSIVTGFKTNWDNLGELKNDGLEIEIGSQNIKSRDFSWNTNFNITFQNSTIKNLPENKDIQYGDGNMYLHREGESMYTFYLPEWKGVNIETGLGEFWKDPNDHSLGVVNKYGEAGKGIVGKAVPDVIGGLTNSFKYKDIDLSFLITYQFGGDMFDYPGYFFHNDGVRIGSFNLDKEVAGNYWKNPGDIVDYPKPIYGNPYRPDRFSSRTILSTDNVRMREITIGYNVPVLKNVFDNLRVYFRANNPFMIWAATDGVDPDVSLNGYRQVDTPQTKSFTFGVNVTL from the coding sequence ATGAAAAAGTTGACTTTTCTATTTTTATGCCTGGTTATAGGCATCGGACTGGCAACGGCCCAGACGCGGGAAATAACGGGAACCGTTGTTTCTGCTGAAGACGATCAGCCAGTAATCGGAGCGTCTGTCGTTGTAAAAGGAACAACAACAGGAACCGTTACAAATTTTGACGGTAAATTTAGTTTGAATGTTCCAACCAATGCAAGAACATTGGTAATTTCTTACATTGGCATGGAAAGCCAAGAAGCCGTAGTTTCACCGAATATGAGAATTGCTCTTAAAAGTTCATCTTTGCAATTGGATGAAGTAATGGTAGTTGCTTACGGAACTGCTAAGAAATCATCATTTACCGGATCTGCTAAAGCCGTAACATCTGAAGAAATTACGGGTGGTTCAAAAGAGTCTTTAGATAAAGCTCTTGCTGGTAAATTGTCAGGTGTTCGCGTAAGTTCCAGCACAGGCGACCCGGGATCTCCAGGTGAAATCAATATTCGTGGTGTTGGTTCAATCAGTGCTTCTAAATCTCCGTTGTATGTAGTGGATGGCGTTGCCGTAAAAAGTGATGGCGATATGAGTTATTACGGAAAATCTTCAAGTATTCTTAGTTCTTTAAACCCAGAAGATATTGCAAGCATGACCGTTTTAAAAGACGCTGCTGCAGCATCTCTTTATGGCTCAAGAGCCGCCAATGGTGTTATCATCATTACAACTAAAAGTGGAAAATTAGGTAAAACAAAGGTTTCCTATACGGGTGAAGTTGGCTGGTCAAGTATGGCTGTCGATCAGTTTAATCCAATGTCCTCCACTGAAATACTTGAATATGCTAAAGAGGCTTTATCTAACTATTATATCTATAATAAAAAAGCGACTAACCGCGAAGAAGGTTATGCGATGGTGGAGTCTGAAGGTGATATGGAATATTTCTTTAACGATCCTTCTGGAAAAACGAATACTAACTGGAAAGATGAAGTTTATCGTACGGCATTAACTCAGGACCATCAGGTTTCTATTAATGGAGGTAATGAAAAAACACAGTTCTATACAGGTTTTGGATTTAACAAAGCCGATGGTATAGTTATTGGTTCCGACTTCGAACGTTTCTCTGGTCGTCTTAATCTGGATCATCAAATAAATGATTGGTTAAAATTTGGTGTAAAGCAAATGATTACCTTTACAACGCAGAATGGGCCACGTGATCAAAATGACCAAGCTCAAGGTATTGGTACTTCTGCACCATTAAGTTTAGTATTCAGTGGAGATCCAACAGCTCCGGTAAAAAATGAAGATGGAACTTACAATGAAAATGCAAACTGGGGAGCTGCTTCTAATCCTCATTTGATGCTTGGTATTCAAGAATGGATTGTTTCTAAAATGATGCGTAGCATGTCAAATGCTAATGTCGATGTAAAACTTTCAGACAAAGTTACTTTCAAAAGTATTTTTGGCTATGATTTTATGGACACAAAGCATTTTGAATTCTGGAGTCCCGAAGGTGTTAACGGCGCATCAGTGGGAGGTTTAGGTTCCCGCTATAATTATGAAAGCAGAAGCTTGACCAGTTCTTCAACATTACGTTATGCTAACACTTTTGATGATGTTCATAATTTTGATATCCTTGGAGGTTTTGAAGTTGAAGACCGAAATCTTCTATCTGTAATTACTACAGCGAAAAAGTACTCGACGGATAAACTGCCTGAATTAGGAAACGGACAACCAGATAATGCTTCTAGTAATGTTTATGCTTCTGGTATTTTGTCTTATCTTGCTTCTGCAAATTACAATTACGACAACAAATATTATCTTTCTGCAAGCGCTCGTCGTGATGGTTCTTCTCGTTTAGGCGCAGATAATCGTTGGGCAAATTTTTGGTCCGTATCTGGTGCTTGGCGTTTATCTGGAGAAAGCTTCTTAGAAGATAATGAACTGTTTTCAGATCTGAAACTACGTGCTTCATATGGAACAAATGGTAATCTTCCAGGTGATTATTATGCAAACCTTGCCTTGTATTCGTTCAGCGATGGCTATGGTCCAAATTCCGCGATTTATTGGAGCCAGCCAGGTAACAAAAATTTAGGTTGGGAAAAATCAAAGAATATGAATGTTGGTTTGGATTGGAATATTTACAACCGAGTGAATCTGACAGTCGAATATTACAACAAGGTAACAACCGATTTGTTATTTGAAGTACCTTCTTCTATTGTTACAGGGTTTAAGACAAATTGGGATAATCTAGGTGAATTAAAAAATGATGGTTTGGAAATTGAAATTGGTTCACAAAATATTAAATCCCGTGACTTCTCTTGGAATACTAATTTCAATATTACTTTCCAGAACTCTACGATAAAAAATCTTCCTGAAAATAAGGATATCCAATATGGCGACGGTAATATGTACCTGCACCGTGAAGGAGAATCTATGTATACATTCTATCTTCCAGAATGGAAAGGGGTAAATATTGAAACCGGTCTTGGTGAATTTTGGAAAGATCCGAATGATCATAGTCTTGGTGTTGTTAATAAATATGGTGAAGCAGGTAAAGGTATCGTTGGAAAGGCTGTTCCCGATGTTATTGGTGGTTTGACAAACTCATTTAAATACAAAGATATTGATCTATCTTTTTTAATTACTTATCAATTTGGAGGAGATATGTTTGACTATCCTGGATATTTTTTCCATAATGATGGTGTTCGTATTGGCTCATTTAACCTTGATAAAGAAGTTGCTGGAAATTACTGGAAGAACCCGGGTGATATAGTAGATTATCCGAAACCTATTTATGGTAATCCTTATCGCCCTGACCGTTTCTCCAGCAGAACAATCCTTTCTACCGATAATGTGCGTATGCGCGAGATCACAATAGGATACAATGTACCTGTATTGAAGAATGTATTTGATAATTTACGCGTTTACTTCCGCGCAAATAATCCATTCATGATTTGGGCTGCTACAGACGGAGTTGATCCAGATGTTTCGTTGAATGGTTACCGTCAGGTTGATACTCCTCAGACAAAGAGCTTTACATTTGGTGTAAACGTTACTTTATAA
- a CDS encoding RagB/SusD family nutrient uptake outer membrane protein yields MKKIYLLSLVFSLFLASCSDILEKVPGTSLPTSEAITTEKDLINAVNGVYSYQATVVGSYAGEFTLFADLRAGDFQSISATNHAGPIYRYQLTKNDDLVYKFYEAFYLSLARLNSVLVASESITGDNVENLKGELYAARALYHFDLARLFAKNPSAANLNELGVVLSDKVFETSYIGTRATLKETYDFILADLNKALPLLSKSKNQGHINYWAALGIRARAYLYLGKNAEALADCKEIIASSPYKLYTRDEYLGVWLKEGTNESMFELLTTSIYNAQRNSIGYFTHASGYGECAATESFKEILDARPTDIRTQLFKTETDNGFNGYYPQKYNGREGEIYVNNPKIIRLSEVYLIAAEAALKIGNAGNTADGAAYYLNLLRKNRIENYVDVASVTLDDILMERRLELFTEGHTAWDYWRNGKSVNNKFVGVVEATDNQAILPIPQTEIEVSGGLLIQNSGY; encoded by the coding sequence ATGAAAAAAATATATTTATTAAGTTTAGTATTTTCTCTGTTTTTAGCTTCGTGTAGCGATATATTGGAAAAAGTTCCGGGAACTTCTTTGCCAACTAGTGAGGCTATTACAACAGAGAAAGACCTGATTAATGCCGTTAACGGTGTTTATTCGTATCAGGCAACAGTCGTTGGTTCTTATGCCGGTGAATTTACGCTGTTTGCAGATCTTCGTGCCGGAGATTTTCAGTCTATCTCTGCTACAAATCATGCGGGTCCTATTTATCGCTATCAATTAACCAAGAATGATGATTTGGTTTATAAATTTTATGAAGCATTTTATCTAAGTCTTGCCCGATTGAATAGTGTATTGGTTGCATCAGAAAGTATTACAGGGGATAATGTTGAAAATCTAAAGGGTGAATTGTATGCAGCGCGCGCTTTGTATCATTTTGACTTAGCTCGCTTGTTTGCTAAAAATCCGTCAGCTGCTAATTTGAATGAATTAGGTGTTGTACTGTCTGATAAGGTGTTTGAAACATCATATATTGGAACTAGAGCAACATTGAAAGAAACCTATGATTTTATTTTGGCTGATTTGAATAAAGCATTGCCTTTATTGAGTAAAAGCAAAAATCAAGGGCATATTAATTATTGGGCGGCTTTAGGAATTCGGGCTCGTGCATATCTATACTTAGGAAAGAACGCTGAGGCTTTGGCCGATTGTAAAGAAATCATAGCTTCTTCTCCTTACAAATTATACACGCGTGATGAGTATCTTGGAGTTTGGTTAAAAGAGGGGACTAATGAATCAATGTTCGAATTGTTGACAACAAGTATTTATAATGCTCAACGTAATTCAATTGGCTATTTTACACATGCTAGTGGTTATGGAGAATGTGCTGCAACAGAATCTTTCAAAGAAATTCTAGATGCCAGACCTACAGACATTAGAACTCAGTTGTTTAAAACGGAAACCGATAATGGGTTCAATGGCTACTACCCACAGAAGTATAATGGTCGTGAGGGAGAGATTTACGTAAACAATCCAAAAATCATTCGCTTATCAGAAGTTTATTTAATTGCTGCTGAGGCTGCTTTGAAAATAGGTAACGCTGGTAATACTGCAGATGGTGCTGCCTATTATTTGAACTTACTTCGTAAGAACAGAATTGAAAACTATGTAGATGTTGCTTCTGTAACATTGGATGATATTTTAATGGAAAGAAGACTCGAATTATTTACTGAAGGTCATACTGCTTGGGATTATTGGAGAAACGGAAAATCTGTTAATAACAAATTTGTTGGAGTAGTTGAAGCAACAGATAATCAGGCTATTCTTCCAATTCCTCAAACTGAAATTGAAGTTTCTGGAGGTTTATTGATTCAGAATAGCGGGTATTAA
- a CDS encoding gliding motility protein GldB gives MLKRIVHPLLLLSCALISCNCQPSAQGNSSLSTPLVIHRFDKLLYNYLEEGKAEYKDQLRNEYSGMLDVMTKGVLKGNASDSLDFFDAAPRYFGEPTLRGLYKDALVKYDSIADIEAGLNKGFSYLHEQFPNMQIPAVYMHVSGLNQNVLVADSLLSLSVDKYMGSDYALYKDFFYEPQRQKMERANIVPDYLSGWLLSEFPYTGSEQVLLDKMLYEGKIKYLLAQALPETTPALLMGYNEGNIQWCKTNEKKIWKTIIERKHLFTPNKQTTARYFEDTSNSSFLANEAPANLGTWMGWQIINEYMKKSGNSPIQLMQMTNAQEILRIAEYK, from the coding sequence ATGTTAAAGAGAATAGTACATCCGCTGCTGCTTCTATCATGCGCGCTTATAAGCTGCAACTGTCAGCCGTCCGCACAGGGAAACAGTTCATTGTCGACTCCCCTCGTAATCCACCGTTTCGACAAACTCCTTTACAACTACCTGGAAGAGGGTAAAGCAGAATACAAGGATCAACTGCGGAATGAATACAGCGGAATGCTGGATGTGATGACTAAAGGGGTATTAAAAGGGAACGCAAGCGACTCCCTTGATTTCTTCGATGCAGCGCCACGTTATTTCGGCGAACCTACATTACGGGGACTATACAAGGATGCGCTCGTAAAATACGATTCGATTGCCGACATCGAAGCCGGATTAAACAAAGGCTTTAGCTATTTGCATGAACAATTCCCCAACATGCAAATACCGGCAGTCTATATGCATGTGTCCGGTTTAAATCAGAATGTGTTGGTAGCAGACAGCCTTTTATCCCTATCGGTCGATAAGTACATGGGCAGCGATTACGCATTGTATAAGGACTTCTTTTACGAGCCTCAGCGACAAAAGATGGAACGCGCCAACATAGTTCCCGATTATCTGTCCGGTTGGCTTCTATCGGAGTTCCCCTATACCGGCAGCGAACAAGTATTATTGGATAAAATGCTTTACGAAGGGAAAATAAAGTACCTGCTTGCGCAAGCTCTTCCGGAAACAACTCCTGCATTGTTGATGGGATATAACGAAGGAAATATCCAATGGTGTAAAACGAACGAAAAAAAGATCTGGAAAACAATTATTGAGCGCAAGCACCTCTTCACTCCCAACAAACAAACAACAGCCCGCTATTTCGAAGACACAAGTAACAGTTCGTTCCTTGCCAACGAGGCCCCTGCCAATTTAGGAACCTGGATGGGATGGCAAATAATAAATGAATACATGAAGAAATCGGGCAACTCTCCCATACAACTTATGCAAATGACCAACGCGCAGGAGATATTAAGAATCGCAGAATATAAGTAA